Proteins co-encoded in one Garra rufa chromosome 7, GarRuf1.0, whole genome shotgun sequence genomic window:
- the LOC141337929 gene encoding uncharacterized protein, producing MNGSFISGDEDSLSDSGCLRILLFGRTGSGKSATGNTIFGNYEFHSEDSSRLVTTVCQKGVGEVDGKSVAVIDTPGLFDPTLTTEQIQEEIMNCISLSAPGPHAIIIVLSVGKITKEDTLDTITKIFGSKAADFCIVLFTRGDELKGQTIEQYVERCDELKKLISDCGNRFLTFNNTETRYQTQVTQLFNMIDEMNQSNQSRYFTNELFKEAAIPIEQRMDMIEENERQNLTQIKELQAKYDTVINSMRKRLEKKKQKIDEEGEKLKNKFREQEETLRREFEEKEKSEQKKRETEDQKRSEEEKQQRAEYDQIIEEKKREIEDQRIQYEKQLKEIEENIKKREEAYKQDQETMKNYHEHIMAELRKKQEEEIEKNYLKEQMRKKQEEKKREEWKRKIKEAENDKETQEEFKRQQREWEEEKKRQMREREEEERERKEKHEEQLRGKQEELENKRKTYEREREEEQQMTEEEREKQKREREQKTRENEEKINEMKIHYDQLERERKEEWRRRKQEDEEKRMEKRKRWLKMMEDLKQELDEIRRTEGVERQRIDREERECEEMKQKRKDEIEKMKKKHEDEARKQREELNDFRERVDQQVQDLIERLEELNEKKKELGDSQSCHVM from the exons ATGAATGGGAGTTTTATATCAG GTGATGAAGATTCCTTATCAGATTCAGGATGTTTGAGAATCTTGCTGTTTGGAAGGACAGGAAGTGGAAAGTCTGCCACAGGAAACACTATTTTTGGAAACTATGAGTTTCACAGTGAAGACAGTTCACGTTTGGTGACCACTGTTTGTCAGAAGGGAGTTGGTGAAGTTGATGGTAAATCAGTAGCTGTTATTGATACTCCAGGACTCTTTGACCCGACACTAACAACTGAACAAATACAGGAAGAAATAATGAACTGTATTTCACTGTCGGCACCTGGACCACATGCAATCATCATTGTGCTGAGTGTGGGAAAAATCACCAAAGAGGACACCTTAGACACCATAACGAAGATCTTTGGTTCAAAAGCAGCCGATTTCTGCATTGTTCTATTCACTAGAGGAGATGAACTGAAAGGACAAACAATAGAACAATATGTAGAGAGATGTGATGAACTCAAGAAACTGATCAGTGACTGTGGAAACAGATTCCTGACTTTTAACAACACAGAAACACGATATCAAACACAAGTTACTCAGCTGTTCAATATGATAGACGAGATGAATCAATCTAATCAGAGCAGATATTTCACTAATGAGCTTTTTAAGGAGGCAGCAATCCCCATTGAACAGAGAATGGACATGATAGAAGAGAATGAAAGACAAAATCTCACTCAAATTAAAGAATTACAAGCAAAATATGACACTGTAATCAACAGCATGAGAAAGAGACTGGAGAAGAAGAAACAAAAGATAGATGAGGAAGGAGAGAAACTGAAAAACAAGTTTAGAGAACAAGAGGAAACACTCAGGAGAGAGTTTGAGGAGAAAGAAAAATCAGAGCAGAAGAAACGAGAGACAGAGGATCAGAAACGATCAGAAGAGGAGAAACAACAAAGAGCTGAATATGATCAGATAATAGAGGAGAAGAAGAGAGAGATTGAAGATCAGAGAATACAGTATGAAAAACAGCtaaaagaaatagaagaaaatattaaaaagagAGAAGAAGCATATAAACAAGATCAAGAAACAATGAAAAATTATCATGAACACATCATGGCAGAATTAAGaaaaaaacaggaagaggaaatagaaaaaaattatttaaaggaACAAATGAGGAAGAAACaagaagagaaaaagagagaagaatggaagagaaaaataaaagagGCTGAAAATGACAAAGAGACTCAAGAGGAATTTAAACGACAGCAGAGAGAATGGGAGGAAGAGAAGAAACGACAGATGAGAGAACGAGAGGAAGAGGAAAGGGAGAGAAAAGAGAAACATGAAGAACAGCTAAGAGGAAAACAAGAAGAACTGGAGAACAAGAGAAAGACATATGAAAGAGAAAGGGAAGAAGAACAACAGATGACGGAGgaggagagagagaaacagaagagagagagagaacagaaGACGAGAGAAAATGAAGAAAagataaatgaaatgaaaatacatTATGATCagctggagagagagagaaaagaggagTGGAGAAGAAGAAAGCAAGAGGATGAAGAGAAACGAATGGAGAAGAGAAAGAGATGGTTGAAAATGATGGAAGATCTGAAACAAGAGCTGGATGAGATCAGGAGAACAGAAGGAGTGGAGAGACAAAGAATAGACAGAGAAGAAAGAGAGTGTGAGGAAATGAAACAGAAACGTAAAGATGAAATAGAGAAGATGAAGAAAAAACATGAAGATGAAGCCAGAAAACAAAGAGAAGAACTGAATGATTTCAGAGAGAGAGTAGATCAGCAAGTTCAGGATCTCATAGAGAGACTTGAAGaactaaatgaaaagaaaaaggaGCTAGGAGATAGTCAgtcatgtcatgtcatgtga